In one Spirosoma rigui genomic region, the following are encoded:
- a CDS encoding carbohydrate kinase family protein, translating into MNTTITCFGETLWDVLPTSKQPGGAPMNVAADLRNFGINAQMISRVGSDELGTELLDFIAQKGLPLELIQIGQTHLTGVAKANISDANEVTYKIVQPVAWDYIQQAPNLTEAVRNSDFFVYGSLAARSPQTHETLLALLDVAQRKVFDVNLRAPHYERGLVEELLHRADIAKLNEHELIELSAWYGEESDLHAAMHQLRARYALDVLCVTLGEHGAVLLDESGLYSQVGFPVEVADTIGSGDAFLAGFLYKTVQNEPAQKTLEFACATGAYVATQRGATPAFTEETIRTTILLPALPV; encoded by the coding sequence ATGAACACAACCATCACCTGCTTCGGCGAAACCCTCTGGGACGTATTACCCACCAGCAAACAACCCGGCGGTGCCCCCATGAACGTGGCCGCCGATCTCCGCAACTTCGGCATCAACGCCCAGATGATCAGCCGCGTCGGCAGCGACGAGCTGGGTACCGAACTGCTGGATTTTATTGCCCAAAAAGGCCTCCCGCTCGAACTCATTCAGATCGGGCAAACCCATCTGACGGGCGTTGCCAAAGCCAATATCTCCGATGCCAATGAGGTAACCTACAAGATCGTCCAGCCCGTAGCCTGGGACTACATCCAGCAGGCACCCAACCTGACCGAAGCTGTTCGGAACAGCGATTTTTTCGTCTACGGCAGCCTGGCTGCCCGCAGTCCCCAAACCCACGAAACCCTGCTGGCGCTGCTGGACGTAGCGCAGCGTAAGGTATTCGACGTAAACCTCCGCGCCCCGCATTACGAACGCGGGCTGGTGGAAGAACTCCTGCACCGTGCCGACATCGCCAAACTGAACGAACATGAGTTGATCGAGCTATCAGCCTGGTACGGCGAAGAGTCGGACCTGCACGCGGCCATGCACCAGCTGCGCGCCCGCTATGCGCTCGACGTATTGTGTGTGACCCTGGGTGAGCACGGTGCCGTACTGCTGGACGAAAGTGGTCTGTACAGCCAGGTGGGTTTTCCCGTTGAGGTGGCCGATACCATCGGCAGTGGCGATGCCTTCCTGGCGGGGTTCCTCTACAAAACCGTGCAGAACGAACCGGCGCAGAAGACCCTTGAATTTGCCTGCGCTACGGGTGCTTACGTAGCGACCCAGCGGGGGGCCACCCCTGCCTTCACCGAAGAAACGATCCGGACAACGATCCTGCTGCCAGCGCTGCCCGTCTAG
- a CDS encoding sugar porter family MFS transporter, with protein sequence MSQQQRIFFWSITAALGGFLFGFDTAVISGVEQSLQTLWGLNAWEHGLTVSIALIGTVLGSMLGGIPAEKLGRKKTLFWIAVLYLVASVGSALATNWGIFLVFRFLGGLGVGASSVAAPMYITEISPAKSRGRLVGLFQFNVVLGILIAYLSNYLLQGVSDDSWRWMLGVQAFPSLLFLIAVLNIPESPRWLLLVKGQVAEARTVLNMIDPDTAEDTLLALQQHADQQHTAARLFSSQYSTPVMLAVLFAVFNQVSGINAIIYYAPRIFEMTGLGKSSALLSSAGIGLVNLIFTMISMNLIDRFGRRTLMKIGSVGLIVTLALVARAFYVEDFSGLTVPFLLFGYIAFFGFSQGAVIWVFISEIFPNEVRSSGQALGSFTHWLMAAIITFTFPYLAEHIGGGNTFLFFTIMMVLQLLFVIRLMPETKGTSLENIERTFVVH encoded by the coding sequence ATGAGTCAGCAACAGCGTATTTTTTTCTGGTCCATTACCGCGGCCCTGGGTGGATTTCTTTTCGGTTTCGACACGGCCGTTATTTCGGGCGTCGAGCAATCGCTGCAAACATTATGGGGGCTGAACGCCTGGGAGCATGGCCTGACCGTATCCATTGCGCTCATCGGCACGGTACTGGGGTCCATGCTGGGGGGGATTCCGGCCGAAAAGCTGGGCCGTAAGAAAACCCTGTTCTGGATTGCGGTTCTCTACCTGGTTGCTTCTGTTGGGTCGGCGCTGGCTACCAACTGGGGTATCTTCCTCGTTTTTCGTTTCCTGGGCGGGTTAGGCGTTGGTGCTTCGTCGGTGGCGGCACCCATGTACATCACCGAAATTTCACCCGCCAAATCGCGCGGCCGGCTGGTGGGGCTGTTCCAGTTTAATGTGGTGCTGGGTATCCTGATCGCCTACCTTTCCAACTACCTGCTGCAGGGCGTATCGGACGATTCGTGGCGGTGGATGCTGGGTGTGCAGGCCTTCCCCTCGCTGCTGTTCCTGATCGCCGTTCTTAACATCCCCGAAAGCCCCCGCTGGCTGTTGCTGGTGAAAGGTCAGGTTGCCGAAGCCCGCACGGTGCTGAACATGATCGACCCGGACACGGCCGAGGATACCCTGCTGGCCCTGCAGCAACACGCCGACCAGCAGCACACGGCTGCGCGGCTGTTCTCGTCGCAGTACAGCACGCCCGTCATGCTGGCGGTGCTGTTCGCCGTCTTCAACCAGGTATCGGGCATCAACGCTATCATCTACTACGCCCCCCGCATCTTCGAAATGACGGGGCTGGGCAAGAGTTCGGCGCTGCTGTCATCGGCGGGGATTGGGCTGGTCAACCTCATCTTCACCATGATTTCCATGAACCTCATCGACCGCTTTGGTCGCCGGACGCTCATGAAGATCGGCTCCGTCGGGCTGATTGTGACGCTGGCGCTGGTGGCACGGGCGTTCTACGTCGAAGATTTCAGCGGGCTTACCGTACCGTTCCTGCTGTTCGGCTACATCGCGTTCTTCGGCTTCTCGCAGGGAGCGGTCATCTGGGTGTTCATCTCCGAAATTTTTCCCAACGAGGTCCGCTCGAGCGGGCAGGCGCTGGGCAGCTTCACCCACTGGCTCATGGCGGCCATCATCACCTTCACCTTTCCGTACCTGGCCGAGCACATCGGCGGGGGTAACACCTTCCTGTTCTTCACCATCATGATGGTACTGCAGCTCCTGTTCGTGATCCGGCTCATGCCCGAAACCAAAGGCACCAGCCTGGAAAATATCGAACGAACCTTCGTTGTCCATTAA
- a CDS encoding hybrid sensor histidine kinase/response regulator transcription factor gives MNQPPNRSAPLPAYRLSAWALPSGAIWLLGLIGLWLLVGGCQLSTQKKAFRIGFSQRTQTDNWRKTMQESMNRELSFTPEVEFIVKDAGGRSDQQVRQIQELIDQQVDLLIVSPNAAQPITPVVEKAYQQGIPVIVVDRRTASDQYTAYVGADNVEVGRTAGIYAHALLKGAGNVVEIGESPGSSADMDRHRGFMEALRPHPGIRLVRKLDGDWDKRSFATALTKLLRGTPAIQLIFAQNDRTALKAHRVCQQLGMGNQVKIIGVDGLPGKNEGIELVDQRILDATVLYPTGGKEAIRTALAILNKQPFKRENRLPITLIDSTNVRIMKLQNEKVIEQQSDIERQIRQISDLNQTYTSQKTTLYITLGSLIVAILLGVWALYLFRSKQAAYHTLEQQNEEILTQKNQIEVVSQQARLATEEKLRFYSYISHEFNTPLSLILTPTEDLLAKRTVAPHDLKSSLLLVQKNAYRLLRLVDQMLDLRKTDAGKLRLRASEQDLVAFVRDIVSDFQRKAEKKRIDLQLLTTQSAQLTWFDAEKLDKVLFNLLSNAFKYTPKGGFIHVRLDSDGSQVRIQVEDNGEGMTPEEKDHAFDLFFSGTQPYNLAKGLGLALSMEFIELHRGTIDVASQQGRGTTFTILLPLGCAHLDESERVNTATRHRTLVETDDEEELLPVLSQPGKQVGTLLVIEDNDDLRTFLTNRLGTEFDIIAEKDAEQGWERALETIPDLVISDIMLPGSIDGLQLTQRIKADLRTSHIPVILLTAKGQMEQRIEGARAGADAYITKPFNTTYLLETLRTTLANRQKLQQRFASDLLPQLGNRNEKKFLNELTALIERHLGDPSFGVEMLSREMGLSRVQLYRKVQALLDMNVMDYLTEIRLKKAKYLLRETNKPIAEIAEETGFNSPAYFTTFFKQHTKRTPSEYRKSPVSA, from the coding sequence ATGAACCAGCCACCCAACCGGTCTGCCCCGCTACCTGCTTACCGACTGAGCGCATGGGCTCTTCCGTCCGGGGCCATCTGGCTGCTTGGGCTGATCGGACTGTGGCTTCTGGTGGGCGGTTGCCAGCTCTCGACGCAGAAGAAGGCATTTCGGATTGGCTTCTCGCAGCGGACGCAAACCGACAACTGGCGCAAAACCATGCAGGAGAGCATGAACCGCGAGTTGTCGTTTACGCCCGAAGTCGAATTCATCGTCAAAGATGCCGGTGGCCGTAGTGATCAGCAGGTTCGGCAGATTCAGGAACTGATCGATCAGCAGGTCGACCTGCTGATTGTCTCGCCCAATGCTGCCCAGCCCATTACGCCCGTCGTCGAAAAAGCGTACCAGCAGGGTATTCCGGTTATTGTGGTCGACCGGCGCACCGCGTCCGACCAGTACACGGCCTACGTAGGTGCCGACAACGTGGAGGTGGGTCGCACGGCGGGAATCTACGCCCACGCCCTGCTCAAAGGCGCGGGGAACGTCGTCGAGATTGGGGAGTCGCCGGGTTCGTCGGCCGACATGGACCGGCACCGCGGCTTTATGGAAGCCCTCCGGCCGCATCCCGGCATCCGGCTTGTCCGGAAGCTGGACGGTGATTGGGACAAACGCTCGTTTGCCACCGCACTGACGAAGCTGTTACGGGGAACACCGGCCATTCAGCTCATCTTTGCCCAGAACGACCGTACCGCACTGAAAGCTCACCGCGTATGCCAGCAACTGGGAATGGGCAATCAGGTCAAGATCATCGGTGTCGATGGTCTGCCGGGTAAAAACGAAGGTATCGAACTCGTGGACCAGCGCATTCTGGATGCTACAGTGCTGTACCCAACGGGCGGTAAGGAAGCCATCCGGACAGCTCTCGCCATTCTGAACAAGCAGCCTTTCAAACGCGAGAACCGGCTGCCCATCACGCTGATCGATTCGACGAACGTGCGGATCATGAAACTCCAGAATGAGAAAGTCATTGAGCAGCAAAGCGACATCGAACGGCAGATCCGGCAGATCAGCGACCTCAACCAAACCTATACGTCGCAAAAGACAACCCTGTACATTACGCTGGGCAGTTTGATCGTGGCTATTCTGCTCGGTGTCTGGGCGCTCTACCTGTTTCGGTCCAAGCAGGCGGCCTACCATACGCTGGAACAGCAGAACGAAGAGATTCTGACCCAGAAGAACCAGATCGAAGTGGTGTCGCAGCAAGCCCGGCTGGCGACGGAAGAGAAACTGCGGTTTTACTCCTACATCTCCCACGAGTTCAACACGCCCCTCAGCCTGATCCTGACGCCTACCGAGGATCTGCTGGCCAAGCGAACGGTAGCGCCCCACGACCTGAAAAGCAGCCTGCTGCTGGTGCAGAAGAACGCCTACCGGCTCCTGCGCCTGGTCGACCAGATGCTGGACCTGCGCAAGACCGATGCCGGAAAGCTGCGGCTGCGGGCGTCGGAACAGGACTTGGTCGCATTTGTGCGCGATATCGTTTCCGACTTCCAGCGGAAGGCCGAGAAAAAGCGGATCGACCTCCAGTTGCTTACCACCCAGTCGGCCCAACTGACCTGGTTCGACGCCGAGAAGCTGGATAAAGTGCTGTTCAATCTGTTGTCGAACGCCTTCAAATACACGCCCAAAGGTGGCTTTATCCACGTTCGACTCGACAGCGACGGCAGCCAGGTCCGGATTCAGGTCGAAGACAACGGCGAAGGCATGACGCCCGAAGAAAAAGACCATGCCTTCGATCTGTTTTTTAGCGGTACGCAGCCCTATAACCTGGCTAAAGGGCTGGGGCTGGCCCTGTCGATGGAGTTTATCGAACTGCACCGCGGCACCATCGACGTAGCATCGCAGCAGGGGCGGGGCACTACGTTCACGATCCTGCTGCCGCTGGGTTGCGCGCACCTGGACGAGAGCGAGCGGGTGAACACCGCCACCCGCCACCGGACGCTGGTTGAAACGGACGACGAAGAGGAGTTGCTGCCGGTGTTGTCGCAACCCGGCAAACAGGTAGGTACGCTGCTGGTGATTGAAGATAACGACGACCTACGTACGTTCCTGACCAATCGGCTGGGTACCGAGTTTGACATCATTGCCGAAAAAGACGCCGAGCAGGGTTGGGAGCGGGCCCTCGAAACGATTCCTGATCTGGTCATCAGCGACATTATGCTGCCCGGCTCGATCGACGGTTTGCAGCTGACCCAGCGCATCAAAGCCGACCTTCGCACGTCGCACATTCCCGTCATTCTGCTCACCGCCAAAGGGCAGATGGAGCAACGTATCGAAGGTGCCCGCGCCGGGGCCGACGCTTATATTACCAAACCCTTCAACACGACCTACCTGCTGGAAACACTGCGTACCACACTGGCCAACCGCCAGAAACTCCAGCAGCGTTTTGCGTCGGATCTGCTGCCGCAGCTGGGCAACCGGAACGAGAAGAAGTTTCTCAACGAGCTGACGGCGCTCATTGAACGGCACCTTGGCGACCCGTCGTTCGGGGTCGAAATGCTGAGTCGCGAGATGGGCCTCTCGCGGGTGCAGCTCTACCGAAAAGTGCAGGCCCTGCTGGACATGAACGTGATGGATTACCTCACCGAAATTCGGTTGAAAAAGGCGAAGTACCTGCTGCGCGAAACCAATAAACCCATCGCCGAGATCGCTGAAGAGACCGGATTTAACTCCCCGGCTTACTTTACGACCTTCTTCAAACAGCATACCAAACGGACCCCCTCCGAATACCGCAAATCGCCGGTGAGCGCCTAG
- a CDS encoding sugar phosphate isomerase/epimerase family protein yields MTTRRSFLKNAGGSLALAGLAPAAMAGTAPLASKPAADDLFKLGIAGYSFVNFKLDQALEMMKKVDVHYLCIKDFHLPLNSNAEQIATFHQTLKDAGVTGYAVGPIYMKTTQEIDNGFEYAKRVGVKLIVGVPNEDLLPYVEKKVKEYDMRYAIHIHGPDIKLWPNASSVIDAVKNMDPRMGLCFDMGHDARFGDNPIADLEKYAKRIFDIHLKNVTAASKEGKTCELGRGVIDIPAFVSMLRKIKYDGSCSLEYEKDMKDPLAGIAESVGYFRGVCEATRPGKRKA; encoded by the coding sequence ATGACAACCCGCAGATCCTTTCTAAAAAACGCCGGCGGCAGCCTGGCCCTCGCCGGACTAGCGCCGGCAGCAATGGCCGGTACCGCCCCCCTGGCCAGCAAACCCGCGGCCGACGACCTGTTCAAGCTGGGGATAGCCGGGTACAGCTTCGTTAATTTCAAGCTGGACCAGGCACTCGAGATGATGAAAAAAGTAGATGTGCATTACCTGTGCATCAAAGATTTTCACCTGCCTCTCAACAGCAACGCCGAGCAGATCGCTACGTTCCATCAAACGCTCAAAGATGCGGGCGTGACGGGTTATGCCGTCGGGCCGATCTACATGAAAACGACTCAGGAAATCGACAACGGTTTCGAGTATGCCAAACGGGTGGGTGTCAAGCTGATCGTTGGCGTACCCAATGAAGACCTGCTGCCTTACGTCGAGAAAAAGGTAAAAGAGTATGACATGCGCTACGCCATTCACATTCACGGACCGGATATCAAGCTGTGGCCCAATGCGTCGTCGGTGATCGATGCGGTCAAGAACATGGACCCGCGGATGGGACTCTGCTTCGACATGGGCCACGACGCCCGTTTTGGTGATAACCCCATTGCCGATTTGGAGAAATACGCCAAACGCATTTTCGATATTCACCTTAAGAACGTTACGGCCGCGTCGAAAGAGGGCAAAACCTGCGAGCTGGGCCGGGGCGTCATCGATATACCCGCCTTTGTGAGCATGCTTCGCAAAATAAAATACGACGGCTCGTGCAGCCTCGAATACGAGAAAGATATGAAAGACCCGCTGGCCGGCATCGCCGAATCGGTCGGGTATTTCCGGGGTGTGTGCGAAGCCACCAGACCCGGCAAACGAAAAGCATAG
- a CDS encoding Gfo/Idh/MocA family protein, with the protein MDNSRRTFIKQAALGTATLTVGGIAPGMSAKSYAKIIGANERLNLAIIGLGRRLGAYYDPIGRKDSNVELVYLCDVMKKQREEGAKKFSKYITNTPKLENDIRRVIADKQVDAIFNATPDHWHAPGTWMAVQGGKHVYVEKPCSHNPREGEILIECQKKYGKIIQMGNQQRSAVESIDVIGQIHNGAIGTPYKAVAFYVANRGEVPIAKPAGIPDGLDWELFQGPAPRTPYTHDTWDYNWHWYGWTYGTAESGNNATHELDVARWALQVEYPEYVTVEAAKRAFPNDGWKVYDTMDATFRFPGNKIIKWDGKSRNGYKTYGSDRGTVIYGSNGSVYVDRDGYKLYNREGKMVKDSKATGSEAGTALGGGGDMTTRHVVNFFDAIRGKAKQASPIDEGAKSTLLCHLANIAYRTNKSFEVDTKNGHIQDKEAMKLWGREYEKGWEPKI; encoded by the coding sequence GTGGATAATTCAAGACGAACATTCATCAAACAAGCCGCCCTGGGAACGGCTACCCTCACCGTAGGCGGCATTGCCCCGGGTATGTCGGCCAAGAGCTACGCCAAGATCATTGGCGCCAACGAACGGCTTAACCTGGCCATTATCGGGCTGGGCCGGCGGCTGGGGGCCTACTACGACCCCATTGGCCGCAAAGACAGCAATGTCGAACTGGTGTACCTGTGCGACGTGATGAAGAAACAGCGCGAAGAGGGAGCCAAAAAGTTTTCGAAGTACATTACCAATACCCCCAAGCTGGAAAATGACATTCGCCGGGTCATTGCCGACAAGCAGGTCGATGCCATTTTCAACGCCACCCCCGACCACTGGCACGCGCCGGGTACCTGGATGGCGGTGCAGGGGGGCAAACATGTCTACGTCGAAAAACCCTGCAGCCACAACCCCCGCGAGGGCGAAATCCTGATCGAGTGCCAGAAGAAGTACGGCAAGATCATTCAGATGGGCAACCAGCAGCGGTCGGCCGTGGAGTCGATCGACGTCATTGGCCAGATTCATAACGGCGCCATTGGCACACCCTACAAAGCCGTTGCGTTTTACGTAGCGAACCGGGGCGAGGTGCCCATTGCCAAACCCGCCGGCATTCCCGACGGGCTGGACTGGGAGCTGTTTCAGGGCCCGGCTCCCCGAACACCCTATACACACGACACCTGGGACTACAACTGGCACTGGTACGGTTGGACCTATGGCACCGCCGAGAGCGGTAATAACGCCACCCACGAACTGGACGTAGCGCGCTGGGCTCTACAGGTCGAGTATCCGGAATATGTAACGGTAGAAGCCGCCAAACGCGCCTTCCCGAATGACGGCTGGAAAGTATACGACACCATGGATGCTACGTTCCGGTTTCCCGGCAACAAGATCATCAAGTGGGACGGCAAGAGCCGCAATGGCTACAAAACCTACGGCAGCGACCGCGGCACCGTTATTTACGGCAGCAACGGCAGCGTGTACGTCGACCGGGACGGCTACAAACTGTACAACCGCGAGGGCAAGATGGTCAAAGACAGCAAGGCAACGGGTTCTGAAGCCGGTACGGCCCTGGGCGGTGGTGGCGACATGACCACGCGCCACGTCGTTAACTTTTTCGACGCCATTCGCGGCAAAGCCAAGCAGGCATCACCCATCGACGAGGGGGCCAAAAGTACGCTCCTCTGCCACCTGGCCAACATCGCCTACCGCACCAACAAATCGTTCGAAGTCGATACCAAGAACGGCCACATTCAGGATAAAGAAGCCATGAAGCTGTGGGGCCGGGAATACGAAAAAGGCTGGGAACCGAAGATCTGA
- a CDS encoding S8 family serine peptidase, with the protein MINLRTSSVFTLIASVGLTLGCVNEDHLVPVSSSTSAARSGAALADGTVRIKRGQYIIVGNSKLPADLDQQVIKVKGKLTAVLSDVGIATVTSTDPDFAAKASKITGVRSVIPDFTAQWFDPAQKQIAFDPAFGNPPVSGDNDRYFDLQWGHDAIDAPEAWNAGYRGKGVRVAVLDSGFDLDHPDLAPNIDLGASKNFVTGEVLQYAPNDAFSHGTHTAGTVAAADNGLGVIGVAPEAKLILVKVLRDSGSGDFSWILSGIVHAVNQGADVISMSLGAGIPRNGKFIDDNGTPDDASDDFIVSDTKAVQELIVAINKVTTYAYQQGTTLIAAAGNDAINGNKDRSLVQIPADAPHVLSISATTPIGWAKNPVSTFLDNLASYSNYGTSEIDFAAPGGDTQYPGNEVATIGGIRQPVYIFDLVFSTGNNGYYWSAGTSMATPHAAGVAALVIGKNGGQLDPAKVESALRASADDLGKPGRDPAYGHGRVNAFKAVTSTN; encoded by the coding sequence ATGATAAACTTACGTACAAGTTCTGTTTTTACCCTTATTGCATCGGTGGGATTGACGCTGGGCTGCGTCAATGAAGACCATCTCGTGCCCGTTTCTTCATCAACATCAGCAGCCCGCTCGGGCGCTGCCCTGGCCGACGGAACCGTCCGAATCAAGCGGGGACAGTACATTATCGTGGGCAACTCGAAACTGCCCGCCGATCTGGATCAACAGGTAATTAAAGTCAAAGGCAAACTAACCGCCGTGCTGTCGGATGTCGGTATTGCTACCGTTACGTCGACCGATCCTGATTTTGCGGCTAAAGCCAGCAAGATCACGGGCGTTCGTTCGGTCATTCCGGATTTTACGGCCCAGTGGTTTGACCCGGCGCAAAAGCAGATCGCGTTTGATCCTGCCTTTGGCAACCCGCCCGTGAGTGGCGACAACGACCGCTATTTCGACCTGCAGTGGGGCCACGACGCCATCGATGCGCCGGAGGCCTGGAATGCCGGTTACCGGGGTAAGGGTGTGCGGGTGGCAGTACTGGACTCCGGTTTCGACCTTGACCATCCGGACCTGGCACCCAACATCGACCTGGGCGCGAGTAAGAATTTTGTAACGGGCGAGGTGCTTCAGTACGCTCCGAACGATGCGTTCAGCCACGGTACCCACACCGCCGGTACCGTAGCCGCGGCCGACAATGGCCTTGGGGTTATCGGCGTAGCGCCGGAAGCCAAACTGATTTTGGTGAAAGTCCTGCGGGACTCGGGGTCGGGCGACTTCTCCTGGATATTGAGCGGTATCGTACACGCCGTCAATCAGGGGGCCGACGTGATCAGCATGAGCCTCGGCGCGGGTATTCCGCGGAACGGCAAATTCATCGACGACAACGGAACGCCCGACGATGCATCCGACGATTTTATCGTATCGGATACCAAAGCCGTTCAGGAACTGATCGTGGCCATTAACAAAGTAACGACCTATGCCTACCAGCAGGGAACAACGCTGATCGCAGCCGCTGGTAACGATGCCATCAACGGCAACAAAGACCGGTCGCTGGTGCAGATTCCGGCCGATGCGCCCCATGTCCTGTCTATTTCGGCAACAACACCCATTGGCTGGGCAAAAAATCCGGTCAGCACTTTCCTCGATAACCTCGCTTCGTATTCGAACTACGGTACGTCGGAAATCGATTTTGCCGCGCCGGGTGGCGATACCCAGTACCCCGGCAACGAGGTGGCTACCATTGGCGGTATCCGGCAACCGGTATACATATTCGATCTGGTGTTCAGCACGGGTAACAACGGCTACTACTGGTCGGCGGGAACGAGCATGGCAACGCCCCACGCTGCGGGTGTTGCGGCACTGGTTATCGGGAAGAACGGTGGCCAGCTCGATCCGGCTAAAGTGGAATCAGCGTTGCGGGCGTCGGCCGACGATCTGGGCAAGCCGGGTCGCGATCCAGCCTACGGGCACGGTCGGGTGAACGCGTTCAAGGCCGTAACGTCTACGAACTAG